One Erysipelothrix amsterdamensis DNA window includes the following coding sequences:
- a CDS encoding TadE/TadG family type IV pilus assembly protein yields the protein MIKKLKGESGQSVTEFALILPILIIMLALIMDVGKAVHAKVNLQYLTSEIQKVAVLYDEGGATGGVKDQSRFSSKEKTIETLINNNGTLDPKRLKYEIDLSDIEHRDFTRKIWSANDGGFIGHKNRTDIRYVTVTTTYDVPFSMYITKQIMGETLRLTETYSGLMYLGGDGDANVKVGQ from the coding sequence ATGATAAAAAAACTTAAAGGTGAAAGTGGTCAAAGTGTTACGGAATTTGCTTTAATCCTTCCTATTCTTATAATTATGCTTGCTTTGATCATGGACGTTGGTAAAGCGGTGCATGCGAAGGTCAATTTACAATATCTAACCAGTGAAATTCAAAAGGTTGCGGTATTGTACGACGAAGGTGGTGCAACGGGTGGTGTAAAAGATCAATCCCGATTTAGCAGTAAAGAGAAGACGATTGAAACACTTATTAACAATAATGGTACACTTGACCCTAAACGCTTAAAATATGAAATTGACTTATCTGATATTGAACATCGTGATTTTACGCGAAAAATTTGGAGCGCAAATGATGGTGGGTTTATCGGACATAAAAATAGAACTGATATACGTTATGTAACCGTAACAACAACTTATGATGTTCCTTTCTCAATGTATATTACAAAACAAATAATGGGTGAGACACTTCGTCTAACAGAAACGTACAGTGGTTTAATGTACTTAGGAGGCGATGGTGATGCTAATGTCAAAGTTGGTCAATAA
- a CDS encoding TadE family protein — MLMSKLVNKSKKEKGQAMVEFAIVLPLFLLIVCFLIDVSWVVYNKVQFDYSLRKMAIQLDLGPQQKHALHTNQSYIVDGGWANTHIRDMYEKNVEEMGAPIDVSRVTIENSRIAVLAGKREFNYGVPDGTDKDRANSKFKTTTMEIASDVKYKVYPITPFSKPFLKDGVELKNNLYKIRRIELVGGKNQQW, encoded by the coding sequence ATGCTAATGTCAAAGTTGGTCAATAAATCTAAAAAAGAAAAAGGTCAGGCAATGGTGGAATTTGCGATTGTGCTGCCACTTTTTCTATTGATAGTTTGCTTTTTAATTGATGTAAGCTGGGTGGTTTATAACAAAGTGCAGTTTGATTACTCACTGCGTAAGATGGCCATTCAATTGGATCTTGGTCCTCAACAAAAGCATGCCCTCCATACGAATCAAAGTTATATCGTAGATGGTGGTTGGGCCAATACTCATATTCGCGATATGTATGAAAAAAATGTCGAAGAAATGGGTGCACCGATTGATGTAAGTCGTGTAACGATTGAAAACAGTCGTATTGCGGTACTCGCTGGTAAACGCGAATTTAATTATGGTGTTCCAGATGGTACGGATAAAGATCGCGCAAACAGTAAATTTAAAACAACGACAATGGAAATAGCGTCGGATGTAAAATACAAAGTCTACCCAATTACTCCTTTCTCGAAGCCATTCCTCAAAGATGGTGTAGAGTTGAAAAATAATCTTTATAAAATTAGAAGAATTGAGTTAGTAGGGGGTAAGAATCAACAATGGTAA
- a CDS encoding TadE/TadG family type IV pilus assembly protein, which yields MVNFKNEEDGNILIMFAFILMFLLGFVALSTDVVLAMNKKDKLTEVAYLVREARLDITEEMLHSQQGQQIALDNAHEILKRNGIDPSQFELVWNEQRGMSPNGNYMISLTGTIILRDVYKTTTLKALGIDEFPIKVELPVWQNFTDQQPIWDGRTPTINGVY from the coding sequence ATGGTAAATTTTAAAAATGAAGAAGATGGAAATATTCTAATTATGTTTGCATTTATTCTAATGTTTCTATTGGGATTTGTTGCGCTATCAACGGATGTTGTTTTAGCAATGAATAAAAAAGATAAATTAACAGAAGTAGCCTATTTGGTTCGTGAAGCACGTCTTGATATCACAGAAGAAATGTTGCATTCACAACAAGGTCAACAGATTGCATTGGATAATGCACATGAGATCCTGAAACGAAATGGTATTGATCCCAGTCAATTCGAGTTGGTCTGGAATGAACAACGTGGTATGTCTCCAAATGGTAACTATATGATTAGTCTTACCGGGACTATTATTTTACGTGATGTTTATAAAACGACAACTTTGAAAGCACTTGGAATTGATGAGTTCCCAATTAAAGTTGAATTACCTGTATGGCAAAACTTTACAGATCAACAACCTATTTGGGATGGTCGTACTCCAACCATTAATGGTGTTTATTAA
- the cpaB gene encoding Flp pilus assembly protein CpaB has translation MDKNKLISVVVAAGVFLLALMNPIQGLKKEIPKKDLTQVVVALKPLTAQTRITQDMIEVKSVHKDAAPEGAFADAERVVGKVTTTKMSVGDMFTGEKVEVVGQGSSGLSTVLTDNMRAYTVKLEGQYGMQGLIRVGNKIDIITVLDSDLPEDTLQKYDYLKKNYPQLYAGSVETAVDGKERIPVLGLKEKKAVLLLQNKEVLAIDQETLPDDKKVADKMYTTVTLAVSAEDALKLAVSESVGTNRAILRSHDHDKVDKVPGVITGDLLK, from the coding sequence TTGGATAAGAATAAATTAATTTCTGTAGTTGTAGCTGCAGGTGTATTTCTTTTAGCGTTAATGAACCCAATCCAAGGTTTAAAAAAGGAAATACCGAAGAAAGATTTAACGCAAGTTGTTGTAGCGCTTAAACCCCTTACAGCACAAACTCGAATTACTCAAGATATGATAGAAGTTAAGAGCGTTCATAAAGATGCTGCACCTGAAGGTGCTTTTGCGGATGCTGAGCGTGTTGTCGGTAAAGTTACAACTACAAAGATGTCCGTTGGCGATATGTTTACTGGAGAAAAGGTAGAGGTAGTGGGTCAAGGTTCAAGTGGTTTAAGTACAGTTCTTACGGACAATATGCGTGCTTATACTGTAAAACTTGAAGGACAATACGGAATGCAAGGGTTAATTCGTGTTGGAAATAAAATTGATATCATTACTGTTTTAGATAGTGATTTACCAGAAGATACACTTCAAAAATATGATTATTTGAAGAAGAACTATCCTCAATTGTATGCAGGATCTGTTGAAACTGCAGTTGATGGTAAAGAACGTATTCCAGTTCTTGGTTTGAAAGAAAAGAAAGCAGTGCTCCTTTTACAAAATAAAGAAGTTCTTGCAATCGATCAAGAAACCTTACCGGATGATAAAAAAGTAGCGGATAAGATGTATACAACGGTAACACTAGCTGTTTCTGCTGAAGATGCACTTAAATTAGCTGTTTCTGAATCAGTAGGTACTAACCGTGCAATCTTAAGAAGTCATGATCATGACAAGGTTGATAAAGTTCCTGGTGTTATCACAGGCGATTTATTGAAATAG
- a CDS encoding P-loop NTPase, protein MELKVLVFAEDSVAQRLFPMLQDDEIRIVGKSNDENKVLDDISKTKPDIVLIYSSHESILQRVCQQIYLLRPKSVPVVLTQEYTSETMQKVMQTGVHYILPMQIDRSTLVQQLKGIHSNESSRLIALENSSTNNWKSKVITVFSSKGGVGRTTVAMNLAVKLAQKKLKVAILDFDLEFGEVATAMRIETKDTLAELLQEQASPNVDTIRKYMAVHPSGVNVLAAPNSPEFADNISVSQVEKIVSSLRSYYDYLIIDTSMGFNNINLSCFDLSSTIIYVTGMDIPTLRRTKKGLSIVTSLAGNEKIKLVVAKEEPGRVKPKDVSRVLEFPLWHTIPYDLKSSIDALNQGKPIAIDSPLSGVAKAYQVMADEIDQSDSPDEQEAGPAGLLAKFLPKPKEKPAKAKKGKRKKGGK, encoded by the coding sequence ATGGAGTTAAAAGTTTTAGTATTTGCTGAAGATAGTGTCGCACAAAGACTCTTTCCGATGCTACAAGATGATGAAATCCGCATCGTTGGTAAATCAAACGATGAGAACAAAGTCTTAGATGATATCTCAAAAACAAAACCAGATATTGTTCTAATTTATTCTTCTCATGAAAGTATTTTGCAACGTGTATGTCAACAAATTTATTTATTACGTCCTAAATCTGTACCCGTAGTTTTAACACAAGAATACACAAGTGAAACGATGCAGAAGGTTATGCAAACAGGTGTTCATTATATTTTACCGATGCAAATTGATCGTTCTACTTTAGTACAGCAATTAAAAGGAATTCATAGTAATGAGTCATCACGACTTATTGCATTAGAAAACAGTTCAACAAACAACTGGAAATCAAAAGTTATTACAGTTTTTAGTTCAAAAGGTGGTGTTGGTCGTACAACAGTAGCAATGAACTTAGCTGTGAAACTTGCTCAAAAGAAATTAAAAGTTGCGATTTTAGACTTTGATCTTGAATTTGGAGAAGTTGCAACGGCAATGCGTATTGAAACGAAAGATACACTTGCTGAGTTATTACAAGAACAAGCAAGTCCAAACGTAGATACCATCCGAAAATATATGGCTGTTCACCCTTCTGGTGTAAACGTGCTTGCTGCACCTAACAGTCCTGAATTTGCGGATAACATTTCAGTTTCACAAGTTGAAAAAATTGTATCGTCACTTCGTTCCTATTACGATTACCTAATTATTGATACGAGCATGGGATTTAATAACATTAACTTGTCATGTTTTGATTTGTCATCAACAATTATTTATGTAACAGGAATGGATATTCCAACATTACGTAGAACCAAAAAAGGATTGTCGATTGTAACCTCATTAGCAGGTAATGAAAAAATTAAATTGGTAGTTGCGAAAGAAGAACCTGGACGTGTTAAGCCGAAAGATGTTTCACGTGTCTTGGAATTCCCGCTATGGCATACCATCCCTTATGATTTAAAATCATCGATTGATGCTCTAAATCAAGGGAAACCGATTGCAATTGATTCACCATTATCCGGTGTTGCGAAAGCATACCAAGTTATGGCGGATGAAATTGATCAATCCGATTCACCGGATGAACAAGAAGCGGGTCCTGCGGGACTTCTTGCTAAATTTTTACCAAAACCTAAAGAAAAACCTGCTAAAGCAAAAAAAGGTAAACGAAAAAAAGGTGGTAAATAA
- a CDS encoding CpaF family protein — MKLSERLERAKATEGGGSGDGLAFMPGVFEVDAEPQVDQFKDLKAIIHRETIDAYNTRIQDNHGDKEGIDVREIITECLTQRAEAMTKAKREQLIQEIFDDVTGLGPLEVLIRDEDISEIMVNGPNTVYIERKGRLELSNVFFRDDAHVAQIINRIVSPLGRRCDEANPMVDARLPDGSRVNAIVPPVALSGPTITIRKFNSTPLQISDLIGFNSISFGMAAFLEACVKGRCNVVVSGGTGSGKTTLLNVLSSFIPETERIVTIEDAAEIQLMQNHVITLEARPANVEGKGAVTIRDMVKNSLRMRPDRIIIGEVRSGEALDMLQAMNTGHDGSLATGHANTPRDMVSRLETMVMMSGMDLPIKAIREQIASAINIIVQQTRLRDGSRKVVAITEVTGMEGEIVTLQDIFVFKQEGYDAAGKVKGKFMATGIRPYIIDTLEANGILVKDEWFQK, encoded by the coding sequence ATGAAGTTATCAGAACGCTTAGAACGTGCTAAAGCAACTGAAGGTGGCGGCTCGGGTGATGGACTAGCGTTTATGCCTGGTGTATTTGAAGTTGATGCCGAACCTCAAGTTGACCAATTTAAAGACTTAAAAGCAATTATTCACCGTGAAACGATTGATGCGTATAATACACGAATTCAAGACAATCACGGTGATAAAGAAGGAATTGATGTTCGTGAAATTATTACGGAATGCTTAACACAACGTGCAGAAGCAATGACGAAAGCAAAGCGCGAACAATTAATTCAAGAAATTTTTGACGATGTTACGGGACTTGGACCTTTAGAAGTTCTAATCCGTGATGAAGATATTTCTGAAATCATGGTTAACGGTCCGAATACGGTTTATATTGAACGTAAAGGTCGTCTTGAGTTATCCAACGTTTTCTTTAGAGATGATGCTCACGTAGCTCAAATTATTAATCGTATTGTTTCACCATTAGGTCGTCGATGTGATGAAGCAAACCCAATGGTTGATGCGCGTTTACCGGATGGTTCTCGTGTTAATGCCATTGTTCCGCCTGTAGCTTTAAGTGGGCCAACAATTACAATTCGTAAATTTAATTCAACACCACTGCAAATCAGTGACTTAATTGGATTTAATTCGATTTCATTTGGTATGGCTGCTTTTCTTGAAGCATGTGTTAAAGGACGCTGTAACGTTGTGGTTTCTGGAGGTACTGGTTCTGGGAAAACAACATTACTTAACGTTCTTTCAAGCTTTATTCCTGAAACAGAACGTATTGTAACCATTGAAGATGCGGCTGAAATTCAGTTAATGCAAAATCATGTTATTACACTTGAAGCACGTCCAGCTAACGTTGAAGGTAAGGGTGCTGTAACCATTCGAGATATGGTAAAGAACTCCCTCCGTATGCGTCCTGACCGTATTATTATTGGTGAGGTTCGTTCCGGTGAAGCGCTTGACATGTTACAAGCGATGAATACAGGTCACGATGGCTCTCTTGCTACAGGTCACGCGAATACACCGAGGGATATGGTTTCACGTCTTGAAACAATGGTTATGATGTCAGGAATGGATCTGCCTATTAAAGCGATCCGTGAACAAATTGCATCTGCGATCAACATCATTGTTCAACAAACCCGTCTTCGTGATGGTTCACGTAAAGTTGTTGCGATCACAGAGGTTACAGGTATGGAGGGTGAAATTGTTACACTCCAAGACATCTTCGTTTTCAAACAAGAAGGCTATGATGCTGCAGGTAAAGTTAAAGGTAAATTTATGGCAACGGGTATTCGTCCATACATCATTGATACATTAGAAGCGAATGGTATCCTTGTGAAAGATGAGTGGTTCCAAAAATAA
- a CDS encoding type II secretion system F family protein, protein MAACLSYITLVVLQFVLNLIYHRFIMLKDRLDLIEKQSLYGYSKKSKKDQKKEKQSISIEVPEKLKENLLMAGINLRPDEFLKMWLGLAAFAVVICVALDKGMIVTLFAFAAALIGPPMYIKIKRKQRIGKFSQQLGDALLILSNSLRAGFTFEQALASIAKDLPDPIGPEFLKVCREVELGENIEKSLAAVSTRMESEEMKLMNTAVSIQRQVGGNLADVLDNIGEAIRERITIQKNIKALTAQGDVSAKVIAGLPVVVLVLISMVNKEYMEPVFTTPFGYALLGVSATLEIMGYAMIKKITNIEM, encoded by the coding sequence ATGGCAGCATGCCTTAGTTACATTACGCTTGTTGTCCTTCAATTTGTATTAAATTTGATTTATCATCGCTTCATAATGTTAAAAGACCGTTTGGACTTAATCGAAAAACAAAGTTTATACGGTTATTCAAAAAAATCAAAAAAAGATCAGAAAAAAGAAAAACAATCCATCAGTATTGAAGTTCCAGAAAAATTAAAAGAAAATCTCTTAATGGCTGGAATTAACTTACGACCGGATGAATTTCTGAAAATGTGGTTAGGACTTGCTGCGTTTGCAGTTGTAATTTGTGTTGCACTTGATAAAGGGATGATTGTTACATTATTCGCTTTCGCTGCAGCACTTATTGGTCCACCGATGTATATTAAAATTAAAAGAAAACAACGAATTGGTAAATTTAGTCAACAATTAGGTGATGCATTATTAATTCTTTCCAATAGTTTACGTGCTGGTTTTACCTTTGAACAAGCACTTGCAAGTATTGCGAAAGATTTACCGGATCCAATTGGTCCTGAGTTTCTTAAAGTGTGTCGTGAAGTTGAATTGGGAGAGAATATTGAAAAATCTCTGGCCGCTGTATCAACACGCATGGAATCCGAAGAAATGAAATTGATGAACACTGCTGTTAGTATTCAAAGACAAGTAGGGGGTAACCTTGCGGATGTCTTGGATAATATCGGTGAAGCGATTCGAGAACGGATTACAATTCAGAAAAATATTAAGGCTCTAACAGCACAAGGAGATGTTTCTGCGAAAGTAATTGCAGGATTGCCGGTTGTTGTTCTTGTCTTAATTTCGATGGTTAATAAAGAATATATGGAGCCAGTATTCACAACTCCATTCGGTTATGCATTGCTTGGTGTTAGTGCAACCCTTGAAATCATGGGTTATGCGATGATCAAGAAAATAACAAATATTGAGATGTAG
- a CDS encoding type II secretion system F family protein: MIKAITGAIFAYVFVDFVMSVLTGKSLVIKKRLDETKNSSSQKHGSDDILDKTFQERFLQPIVDKLIHAVSTMLPVKAESQLKLADRLLKAGITTNPKDYRAMNVIIIVGFGLVGLYLAITSHQRGFSRIMYMMMGMAGGYVYRRYSLEGKITKRKKVIKGQLPEVMDILSVSVVAGLSFDQALGHVTTKAEGPLIEEFRICQREIMLGKPRKEALNRLSERTEIEEVKSFTNAIIQADELGISLQNVLMSQSQMIRTSHRQDVEERAAKIPVKILIPMVLFIFPVIFIILLGPAVPTIIEALGGR; encoded by the coding sequence ATGATAAAAGCAATTACAGGAGCAATCTTTGCGTATGTCTTCGTAGATTTTGTAATGAGTGTCTTAACAGGAAAGTCACTTGTTATTAAAAAACGATTGGATGAAACAAAGAATTCGAGCTCACAAAAACATGGTTCTGATGACATTTTGGATAAAACGTTCCAAGAACGTTTCTTACAACCGATTGTTGATAAGTTGATTCATGCCGTATCAACAATGCTCCCGGTTAAAGCAGAATCTCAATTAAAACTTGCAGATCGTTTGCTTAAAGCGGGGATTACAACGAATCCTAAAGATTACCGTGCGATGAATGTTATTATTATTGTCGGTTTTGGATTAGTTGGACTTTATCTTGCTATTACATCCCATCAACGTGGGTTTTCTCGCATTATGTATATGATGATGGGGATGGCTGGTGGATACGTATATCGTCGTTATTCACTAGAGGGAAAGATAACAAAACGTAAAAAAGTTATCAAAGGACAATTACCTGAAGTAATGGATATTTTAAGTGTTTCTGTTGTTGCCGGTCTAAGTTTTGACCAAGCACTCGGACATGTTACAACCAAAGCAGAGGGACCGTTGATTGAAGAGTTTCGTATTTGTCAACGGGAGATCATGTTGGGTAAACCTCGTAAAGAGGCGTTAAACCGACTTTCTGAACGAACTGAAATTGAAGAGGTAAAATCTTTTACCAATGCTATTATTCAAGCAGATGAACTTGGGATTTCACTCCAAAATGTTTTAATGAGTCAATCTCAAATGATTCGTACTTCACACCGTCAAGATGTTGAAGAACGTGCTGCAAAAATTCCAGTTAAAATTCTGATTCCAATGGTACTCTTTATTTTCCCTGTTATCTTTATTATTCTGCTCGGACCAGCTGTGCCGACAATTATTGAAGCATTGGGAGGCCGATAA
- a CDS encoding DUF192 domain-containing protein: MIKNLEIASNFGTRFKGLMLRKEINEDQGMLFLHCARVHTCFMKFDICVIYLDKDFNIIDHEVIKPWRLGKKVKGARHLVEASPQIVTSLSDITFNELIMKEG; encoded by the coding sequence ATGATAAAAAACCTCGAAATCGCATCAAACTTTGGAACACGTTTCAAAGGGTTGATGTTGAGAAAAGAAATCAATGAAGACCAAGGAATGTTATTTCTTCATTGTGCACGTGTTCATACTTGTTTTATGAAGTTTGACATTTGTGTCATTTACTTAGACAAAGACTTTAATATTATTGACCATGAAGTAATAAAACCTTGGCGTCTCGGTAAAAAAGTAAAAGGTGCGCGTCATCTAGTTGAAGCGTCACCTCAAATCGTAACATCACTCAGTGATATTACATTTAATGAATTAATTATGAAGGAGGGATAA
- a CDS encoding glutamine synthetase III has translation MKKPYEDFGSKLFTKDVMSEYLPRPVFERWLNAIQYKEKMDMANAEAIAHAMKVWALEHGATHYSHWFHPMTGSSAEKHDAFIEPDRNGKPITRFSGKTLIKGETDGSSFPNGGLRQTFEARGYTYWDVTSPAFIRGHVLFIPSIFISYHGESLDEKAPLLKSMEALSKQATRIVNLLGDKSVTSVDAMIGLEQEYFLVSSKHFEQREDLVFTGRTLLGENAPKGQDLVGHYYGNIPSNVVHYMEDVNDELWKLGVYSKVEHNEVAPAQFEIVTHFDKANIALDQNMIVMETLQRVAKKHHLSALLHEKPFKNINGSGKHNNWSLVTNTGHNLFEPGERPHENIRFLVFVCALVEAVDSHAELLRFAGSSAGNDHRLGASEAPPAIISLFVGSVLEEIFKQLATSKEINIEKEVQYFTPLTTLSAVTKDYSDRNRTSPFAFTGNKFEFRMPGSSICSAFVNTVLCSIMAESLERIADDLEQYKYVQDIREQALGHCQRIIKAHHRIIFDGDAYHDNWKDEAVRRGLPNLEHYVDSIPSMLYPNTVKLFKNTEVLSERELQARTIIVQTRFIKTINTEANTLLKMVKQDIMPAIVTSINHLSKSNSQSSYVLRQITNLESNLDALDAAIMTLEQKLLFVHEITDLEEKSLAMHHQIRPEFETIRELVDRMERVISKSHYPFPTYTQLLFEL, from the coding sequence ATGAAGAAACCGTACGAAGATTTTGGAAGTAAGCTCTTCACAAAGGATGTGATGAGTGAGTATTTACCTCGCCCCGTTTTTGAACGTTGGTTAAATGCAATCCAATATAAAGAGAAAATGGATATGGCAAATGCGGAAGCAATTGCACATGCAATGAAAGTGTGGGCTTTAGAACATGGTGCTACACATTATTCTCATTGGTTTCATCCGATGACAGGCTCAAGTGCGGAAAAACACGATGCTTTTATTGAGCCCGATCGAAATGGTAAGCCAATCACACGATTCTCTGGCAAAACATTAATTAAAGGAGAAACAGATGGATCCTCATTTCCAAATGGTGGTTTACGACAAACCTTCGAAGCACGTGGATATACATATTGGGATGTAACCTCTCCCGCATTTATTCGGGGCCATGTTTTATTTATTCCCTCAATTTTTATTTCATATCACGGTGAATCCTTGGATGAGAAGGCGCCACTTTTAAAATCTATGGAAGCCTTAAGTAAACAGGCAACTCGTATCGTAAACCTTTTAGGTGATAAAAGTGTTACGAGTGTTGATGCTATGATTGGTTTAGAGCAAGAGTATTTCTTGGTTAGTTCTAAACATTTCGAACAACGAGAAGATCTTGTTTTTACGGGACGTACCCTTTTAGGCGAAAATGCACCGAAGGGTCAAGATTTAGTGGGCCATTATTACGGTAATATTCCTTCAAATGTTGTGCACTATATGGAGGATGTTAATGATGAGTTGTGGAAACTTGGTGTTTACAGTAAAGTGGAACATAATGAAGTCGCTCCAGCACAATTTGAAATCGTTACCCATTTCGATAAGGCAAATATTGCTCTTGATCAAAATATGATTGTTATGGAAACATTACAGCGCGTTGCAAAAAAACATCATTTATCAGCACTTCTTCATGAAAAACCCTTTAAAAATATTAATGGATCCGGTAAGCATAATAATTGGTCCTTAGTAACAAATACTGGCCACAACCTTTTCGAACCGGGCGAACGTCCTCACGAGAATATTCGTTTCCTTGTCTTTGTGTGCGCACTCGTAGAAGCGGTTGACTCGCATGCGGAATTATTGCGTTTTGCAGGGTCATCTGCTGGCAATGATCATCGACTCGGAGCATCTGAAGCACCCCCTGCTATTATTTCACTCTTTGTAGGATCTGTTCTTGAAGAAATATTCAAGCAATTAGCGACCTCAAAGGAAATTAATATTGAAAAAGAGGTTCAGTATTTTACACCACTTACCACACTGAGCGCTGTGACGAAAGATTACTCAGATCGAAATCGCACATCTCCTTTTGCATTTACTGGAAATAAATTTGAATTCAGGATGCCAGGCTCTTCGATTTGTAGTGCATTTGTAAATACTGTGTTATGTTCAATTATGGCAGAATCACTTGAGCGTATCGCGGATGACTTGGAACAATACAAGTATGTACAAGATATTCGCGAACAAGCATTGGGACACTGTCAGCGAATCATTAAAGCGCATCACAGGATTATTTTTGATGGTGATGCTTATCATGATAACTGGAAAGATGAAGCGGTACGACGTGGTTTACCAAATCTTGAACACTATGTTGATTCAATTCCTTCTATGCTTTATCCAAATACAGTTAAATTATTTAAAAACACTGAAGTACTGAGTGAACGTGAATTACAAGCCCGTACCATTATCGTTCAAACGCGATTTATAAAAACCATCAACACTGAAGCCAATACTTTACTAAAAATGGTGAAACAAGATATTATGCCTGCAATTGTAACTTCTATTAATCACTTATCGAAATCAAACAGTCAAAGCAGTTATGTGCTACGTCAAATCACAAACCTCGAGTCAAATCTCGATGCACTTGACGCTGCAATCATGACACTTGAGCAGAAATTATTGTTTGTTCACGAAATTACTGATTTAGAAGAAAAATCACTCGCAATGCATCATCAAATTCGACCAGAATTTGAGACAATTCGCGAACTGGTTGATCGAATGGAACGCGTAATTTCCAAATCACATTATCCCTTCCCAACTTATACGCAATTATTATTTGAACTCTAG
- a CDS encoding cytidine deaminase, whose protein sequence is MKYSDLIDIAHQNSRCDVLSSNALLNGECTALLSADGNVYTGISVQSTTGAGCNSGVSAIAEALKSGKTHFVKMVTVNGEGNVIAPSGQTRELLSQINADNKQCEIMVSNDHLVILDQLLPYAAY, encoded by the coding sequence ATGAAATATAGTGATTTAATTGATATAGCACACCAAAATTCAAGATGTGATGTGCTATCCTCGAATGCATTATTAAATGGAGAATGTACGGCATTATTATCAGCGGATGGAAACGTATATACTGGGATTTCTGTTCAAAGTACAACAGGAGCAGGATGTAATTCAGGTGTAAGTGCTATTGCGGAGGCTTTAAAATCTGGAAAAACACATTTTGTGAAAATGGTTACTGTGAACGGTGAGGGAAACGTGATTGCACCTTCAGGTCAAACACGAGAACTTCTTTCACAAATTAATGCAGATAATAAGCAATGTGAGATTATGGTTTCTAATGACCATTTAGTAATTCTTGATCAACTCTTGCCATATGCAGCATATTAA
- a CDS encoding TetR/AcrR family transcriptional regulator: MVSKLEKNKLLKENKLYNAAYDLFTSHGINETSISDIAKHAGVGKGTFYLYFKDKYDILDRIIFKKSSDVLVYAVNETHLNVFEHFEDEVIFFINVILDFLEQDRLLLKLIHKNLSWGVLKKAKEDYEEINLIYHMFTKGLKDLGISEAEIDHTIYIVIELTGSVAYNTIILEEPSSLETMKPFLFDTIKRIIRR; encoded by the coding sequence ATGGTATCCAAGCTTGAGAAAAACAAGTTACTTAAAGAGAACAAATTGTATAATGCTGCGTATGATTTATTTACAAGTCATGGAATTAACGAAACATCAATCAGCGATATTGCGAAACATGCTGGAGTTGGTAAAGGAACCTTTTATCTATACTTTAAAGATAAATACGATATTTTAGATCGCATTATTTTTAAGAAAAGTTCGGATGTTTTAGTTTATGCGGTTAACGAAACACATTTAAACGTATTCGAACATTTTGAAGATGAAGTGATATTTTTTATCAATGTAATTCTTGATTTTTTAGAACAAGATCGGCTTCTTCTAAAGCTTATCCATAAGAATTTGTCATGGGGGGTTCTTAAGAAGGCAAAAGAAGACTATGAAGAGATAAATTTAATCTATCATATGTTTACAAAAGGGCTTAAAGATTTAGGCATATCAGAAGCAGAAATAGATCATACGATTTACATTGTAATCGAACTTACGGGTTCAGTTGCATACAATACAATAATTCTTGAGGAACCCTCAAGTTTAGAAACCATGAAGCCCTTCCTCTTCGATACCATAAAACGTATTATTAGGAGATGA